Sequence from the Ziziphus jujuba cultivar Dongzao chromosome 9, ASM3175591v1 genome:
TTACATACAAGAACATCCATATATAACACTTCGTTCCAATCATACAAATTCGTACGAGTTTCCAGCAAAGCAGGATGGATTGGATTGATAATCGTTTACAAAGGGATAGTATGATAACCATTATTCTAAGACCATGATCTATGCCATAAGTTGCTATGCCTGTTTGCAGAATCAGACCCAGTATTAGTATGACGAGATGAACCCCAACCTGATGAGTCCCAGTCCACCTGTACAGTGGGAAAATGAGATGGACGCTCCCTTCTCCATGCATGGAACTGGCTTGGAAAAGGATTCTCTGCTTCATGTAAGTTCATTTCTGATGAACGTGCAGGAGGATACATATAAAAACCGGCATTAACATCAGGCTGTGGAGGTGCTGAAACCATAGACGGCAAAACAGCAGGACCCTCGAATCTCCTGACACTAGGAATGATTGGCGATGGCACACCAGGTGCTACGCGAtgttgttgttgatgatgatggaatGCTTGCATCCTATCATGAGGTCTGGCAATGGTGTCTGGAGGTTGAGGAACCACAGACATCACAAATGAGCTCCCCACTCTAGGAGCAGACCTATTAAGGGCAGAGAGTATTCACTATTTAGATAACATGATAGAATTTTAAGAGATAAAATACTCATTAAGAATAGCTATAGAACATTGATTTTCAGTCATTTTGCAACGGGATATCTCTTGATTTTATAGAGCTGATGTTTAAACAACAATAAAGGGCGTCCAAAAGAATCCAACAGTTTTTAAGAACTTATCTAACATGTTTAATGTCACAAAGCAtcttaaataaaaatgtgaaacaaaaatacaaatcaaCTATTAACTGTCACAATAAGAAGAATGAAGCAATTTCCATGTTTCTTCATACACcatgaaaagaaaacaagaaaataaagctAAAGATAATTACACTTCTCTGAGCTTAGATTGCTTACCCATGACCAAAACGAATTAGATGTGATCTGGACCTTTCTACAGCATCAGATTCACCAGGTCTCATTGCTGCCGATGGATTTGAAGCTGGATTTGCATTGTTAATATGAATGGCGGATAGAGAAACAGGAGGGGAATGGTGACCCCAACTTTGGTATTGGATACTAATAGAAGGAAAAGTCTGGGGGTTAAATATCTCATTTTGTCCAGTTAAGCCATTCCAAGGATTATTTAAGTTAGGATTATCAACATTATCGTTAGATCTCGATGATGCAAGTGGAACTGGTCTTAAGTATGTAACATATGATTGAGGAACAGATGGTGCAGTACTCTGATCTGCAAACATGGCATGATGACCCTGCAGGTTAGGATCTGCATAAAGAAATTTCTTTCTCACAGTCACAAGAGCAACTAAAAATCTATATCATGAAATAGATTAACAGCAGAACACTTACATGTGGTCGGTGGCGATTCCACTTCCCTGAAATAAAGCATCAACATGTCAGACACAGCAACAAGTATTAACAGGAGGAGAGGAAGGAGAGAGTGGCCTAAGTCAACTGAAAAGGAAATTTTATACTAAACAACAATCATAActgtaaaaattttatcatcAGAACCTGGATCTACGTTGAAATTTCTGAAAAAACGGTTAGCATGCATATTCCCAAAAGATGAATACACATATATAGTTGCAACAAAAGGCACAAAATTCCATAATAGTAATCTTGCTTACTCAAAAGATGAATGAATTTGTGCCAATTCACCAAACGGACACCAGTGAATTCTAAATGGCTGCAAAAGGCAAAGAATTAAATCAAATCACAGGACAGACTGTTTGACAGATCAAAACCATCGGACAATTattctaaattataaaaagtaaaatcaacACTATGCATCCCAAAGATGAAAGCCAACCCTAATGTGCGTTAGCTTCAAAACTTATTTCAACAGTACCAAGTTAGAAATCGGGATGACTGATGGAAATATTTGGTCCTACATAATTTAAAACTTAGCCAAGGCTGGGTTTGGAAGCATGCAAGATATATTGAGCCCAACTTCCTCAATTTTGCTAAATAGGATCAAGCCTAGTGTAGTTTTGCAATGGCACTAAGTTAACCATTAATAAAGCTTTTACAAAAACCCAAATTCACCGAccatataaaaaccaaaaaacttgATGgtacagagagaaagagagtcaTTTAGAATGTCAATGTGAGGATTAGATGAACAAACTGAAAATATAGTTTCACAACATTGAATCATGAACCACACCATTTCAGTATAACTTAGGTCATATGGATCCTCATCAGGGATCCAGTCATCTAAGCTCTCAGGAAATGATTGGGTAGACCCATTTGCATATAACCATTGGCCTTTCTCAACTTTCCGGCAATTTGGACACTGCATCAC
This genomic interval carries:
- the LOC107426358 gene encoding E3 ubiquitin-protein ligase RFI2 isoform X2 encodes the protein MVGSSEGHSVHHHHLMDDGNGGDVEGLEQPPSSGSWGVSCSICFDLVSYNGGRSRAKLQCGHEFHLDCIGSAFNVKGVMQCPNCRKVEKGQWLYANGSTQSFPESLDDWIPDEDPYDLSYTEMPFRIHWCPFGELAQIHSSFEEVESPPTTYQSTAPSVPQSYVTYLRPVPLASSRSNDNVDNPNLNNPWNGLTGQNEIFNPQTFPSISIQYQSWGHHSPPVSLSAIHINNANPASNPSAAMRPGESDAVERSRSHLIRFGHGSAPRVGSSFVMSVVPQPPDTIARPHDRMQAFHHHQQQHRVAPGVPSPIIPSVRRFEGPAVLPSMVSAPPQPDVNAGFYMYPPARSSEMNLHEAENPFPSQFHAWRRERPSHFPTVQVDWDSSGWGSSRHTNTGSDSANRHSNLWHRSWS
- the LOC107426358 gene encoding E3 ubiquitin-protein ligase RFI2 isoform X1, which produces MVGSSEGHSVHHHHLMDDGNGGDVEGLEQPPSSGSWGVSCSICFDLVSYNGGRSRAKLQCGHEFHLDCIGSAFNVKGVMQCPNCRKVEKGQWLYANGSTQSFPESLDDWIPDEDPYDLSYTEMPFRIHWCPFGELAQIHSSFEEVESPPTTYPNLQGHHAMFADQSTAPSVPQSYVTYLRPVPLASSRSNDNVDNPNLNNPWNGLTGQNEIFNPQTFPSISIQYQSWGHHSPPVSLSAIHINNANPASNPSAAMRPGESDAVERSRSHLIRFGHGSAPRVGSSFVMSVVPQPPDTIARPHDRMQAFHHHQQQHRVAPGVPSPIIPSVRRFEGPAVLPSMVSAPPQPDVNAGFYMYPPARSSEMNLHEAENPFPSQFHAWRRERPSHFPTVQVDWDSSGWGSSRHTNTGSDSANRHSNLWHRSWS